CGCCGGCTACCTCGTGCTCAACGGCATCGACCTGCAATTCGGCTACACCGTCCATTGCAACGTCGTCGAGATCGCGCTGATCACGCTGGCGGTCGGCATATTGATCGGCGCCGTCAACGGACTGCTGATCACCAGGCTGAACGTCGCGCCGTTCATCGCCACGCTCGGCGTGCTCTATGTCGCGCGCGGCCTGGCGTTGCTGTCGTCGGACGGCCGCACCTTCCCCAACCTCGTCGGCAAGCCGGAGCTTGGCACCACCGGGTTTGGTTTCCTCGGCGCCGGGCGGCTGCTCGGCCTGCCGGTGGCGATCTGGATACTGATCGTCGTTGCGCTGGCGGCGGCCTACCTCGCCAAATACACCCCGCTCGGCCGCCACATCTTCGCCGTCGGCGGCAATGAACGGGCGTCGCGAATTTCGGGCGTTCGTGTCAACATGGTGAAAATGTTCGTCTACATGTTCTCCGGCTTCTGCGCGGCGATCGTCGGCCTGATCATCTCGTCCGAACTGATGGCCTCGCACCCGGCAACAGGCGAAAGTTTCGAGCTCAACGCCATTGCGGCGGCGGTGCTCGGCGGCACCTCGATGTCGGGTGGGCGCGGCACGATCGGCGGCACCATTGTCGGCGCCTTCGTCATCGGCATTCTTTCGGACGGGTTGGTGATGATGGGCGTGAGTTCCTTCTGGCAGATGGTGATCAAGGGCCTCGTCATCATCGTCGCCGTCGTCGTCGACCAAGCGCAGCGCCGGCTGCAGAGCCGGGTGACGCTGATGCAGATGGCAAAGGCAGGCTGAGCATGGCGGAGTTGCGGGGAGGGCTCATCGGCTGCGGCTTCTTTGCCATCAACCAGATGCATGCCTGGCGCGACATTGAAGGCGCCGCGATGGTCGCCATTTGCGACCGCGACCCGGAGCGGCTGCGCATCATCGGCGACCAGTTCGGCATTGCGAAGCGCTACACCGACGCGGCAGAGATGTTTGCAAGCGAAAGCCTCGACTTCGTCGATATCGCCACCACCGTTCCCAGCCATCGTCCGCTGGTCGAGATGGCGGCGCTGCACCGTGTGCCGGTGATTTGCCAAAAGCCGTTCGCGCCGACGCTTGCCGACGCCAAGGCGATGGTGAGGGCCTGCGTGGAAGCCGGCGTACCGCTGATGGTGCATGAGAATTTTCGCTGGCAGTCGGCGATCCAGGCGGTGCGTGCCGTGCTCGACAGCGGCGAGATCGGCACGCCGTTCTTCGGGCGCATCTCCTTCCGCTCTGCCTATGACGTGTTTTCCGGCCAGCCCTATCTCGCCGAGGGAAAGCGCTTCATCATCGAGGACCTCGGTATCCACAGTCTCGACATCGCCCGTTTTCTACTGGGCGACGTGTCGACGATCACGACGCGAACCGCGCGCATCAACCCCGGCATCGCGGGCGAAGATGTCGCGACGATGCTGATGGACCACAAGAGCGGGGCGACGTCAGTGGTCGACTGTAGCTACGCGACGAAGCTCGCCACCGAACCGTTTCCCGAAACGCTGATCGAGATCGACGGCAGCGACGGCACGATCCGCTTGGCGCAGGGATATCGGCTCACCGTCACCGGCAGGAGCGGCACGAAGATCACCGACGTTTCGCCGCCCGTACTCGCCTGGGCATCGCGCCCATGGCACAACATCCAGGAGAGCGTCGTCGCCATCCAGCAGCACTGGGTCGACTGCCTGGCAAAGGGAACCGAGCCGGCGACCTCGGGCGCCGACAATCTCAAGACATTCGCGCTGGTCGAGGCGGCCTATCTGGGCGCCGCGAGCCACGAACTTGTCCACCTGGATGGCTTGCTGACATGACAGCCGACGCCTTCCTCCTATACGGCACACGCGTGGTCGAGGCCGAGCCGGTTAGGCTGAGTGCGGGCTTGCTCAGCGCCGACTTTGTCAACGGCAGCCTGCGCACCATGCGTTACGGCGGCATCGAAGTGCTGCGCGCCATCGCCTACATCGTGCGCGACCGCGACTGGGGCACCTATGAACCGGCGCTGACGGACCTTGCCGTCGATCAGGACGCCGACAGCTTCTCCGTCAGCTACTCCGCAACTTGCTTAGCGCCGGGCGGAAGCCGGCTCGACTTTCGCGCTACGATCAAGGGCTCCGCCAACGGTAACCTGGTGTTCGACGTCTGCGCGGTCCCTGAAAGCGATTTCGAGACCAACCGCTGCGGTTTCTGCATCCTGCATCCGATCGCCGGCCTCGCCGGCAGTGCGGTGACGGTCGAGCATACCGACGGCAGCGTGGTGGCGACGAAACTGCCGCTGTTGATCGATCCCTGGCAGCCTTTCAAGGATTTGCGCGCGATCACCCATGAGGTCCGGCCGGGCATCACTGCCGAATGCCGGATGGAGGGCGACACTTTCGAGATGGAGGACCAGCGCAACTGGTCGGACGCGTCCTACAAGACCTATGTGCGGCCACTGGCGCTGCCTTGGCCCTATGTGCTGCCGGCCGGCCAAACTGTAAGCCAGACGGTCAGGCTTCGCATCACCGGCGAGGGGGGAATGCCGGCCGCAGCATCTGCCGCCGAACCGGTCAGCGTCGAACTCGGCGAGACCGGGCAGAGGCTGCCGGATCTCGGCGTGATCATCTACCCGGATGAGGTCGAAGCAGCGCTCGCAAATCTTTCGACATTGACCGAGCTCGGCCCGCAGCAACTTGTCTTCCACTACGATCCGACGCGCGGCCACGGTCTCGAAGCATTGCAGTCTTATGCAAGGCTCACCGCCGCCTATCCGGTGCAGACGACGCTGGAATGCGTCGTTGCCTGCGCGGGCGACCTCGATGCCGAGCTGTCAGGCGTTGCCGACATTGTGCGTCAAGCCGGGTTGAAGCTTTCGGCCATTGCCGTCTCGCCTTCGGTTGACCGGCAGTCGACACCGCCGGGCAGTGCGTGGCCGGACTGTCCGCCGCTCGAAGACGTCTATGACGCGG
This region of Mesorhizobium sp. C432A genomic DNA includes:
- a CDS encoding Gfo/Idh/MocA family oxidoreductase — translated: MAELRGGLIGCGFFAINQMHAWRDIEGAAMVAICDRDPERLRIIGDQFGIAKRYTDAAEMFASESLDFVDIATTVPSHRPLVEMAALHRVPVICQKPFAPTLADAKAMVRACVEAGVPLMVHENFRWQSAIQAVRAVLDSGEIGTPFFGRISFRSAYDVFSGQPYLAEGKRFIIEDLGIHSLDIARFLLGDVSTITTRTARINPGIAGEDVATMLMDHKSGATSVVDCSYATKLATEPFPETLIEIDGSDGTIRLAQGYRLTVTGRSGTKITDVSPPVLAWASRPWHNIQESVVAIQQHWVDCLAKGTEPATSGADNLKTFALVEAAYLGAASHELVHLDGLLT
- a CDS encoding ABC transporter permease, with the translated sequence MTDIPAKAAVSSVSSGSLLLTLMKARTFIALIAVLIFFSIAAPNFLSTANLILMSKHVALNAFLAMGMTFVIITGGIDLSVGSIVGLCGMVAGYLVLNGIDLQFGYTVHCNVVEIALITLAVGILIGAVNGLLITRLNVAPFIATLGVLYVARGLALLSSDGRTFPNLVGKPELGTTGFGFLGAGRLLGLPVAIWILIVVALAAAYLAKYTPLGRHIFAVGGNERASRISGVRVNMVKMFVYMFSGFCAAIVGLIISSELMASHPATGESFELNAIAAAVLGGTSMSGGRGTIGGTIVGAFVIGILSDGLVMMGVSSFWQMVIKGLVIIVAVVVDQAQRRLQSRVTLMQMAKAG